Part of the Arthrobacter globiformis genome is shown below.
CACCCCGAGGACATCCTCTAGGGCAGCGTCGGGAAGCACGCCCTCGGCCAGTTCCCGGGCCTTGGCCAAAGCCTCGAGGCGGCCCTGGAGCCGCATTTCTTCCTTCGGCCTCCCCCAGCGGTTCACGTGGCGTCCACCAGCCGTGTGAGCGCCCGCGCATGTTCGGCAAGCCCGACGGCGGCCTGCCCGGCTTCCGGGGCCAGCCGGTCCAGGAAGCGCTCCTGCTCAGCCGCCAGGAGGCTTCGGCACCTGCTGCTCAAATCGTCACGTGCGGTACGTGCGAGCCGGCGTACGGCGTCCTCGCCGAAGACCGCTTCGAGCAATTTCTGGCCCACGACGGCGGTCCCTCCGGCGACGCCGATCTCAAGGCCGGTCAGGCCGGCAGTCATGGAGAAAACCACGATCATCAGGGCGGCGCCCAGGCCGTTGATGCCGAAGGAGAGCCAGCGCGCCTGGGTCCGCTTGTCCTGCCCCTCGGTCCTGATTAGTTCCATGAGGCCCGCCTGCCAGTCGCGTATTTCCGCCGCCACGAGGTCCGCAAAGCCGGGGCTCGTACCCGAGAGGTCGTCAGCGCCCAGGAGCTGCCGGCCTGCCGGATCCGAGCGCCAGCGCTGGTCTGCGTCCTCCGCCGCCTTGGCAGCTTCATCCACTATGACGGCATGGAGCCCCGTTTCAATGGCGGTTTCCACATCCACTGCGGGCGCGGGCTCGCCGCGGAAGAACGCCCCAAGCCGGTCGCGGAACCGCCCCACGTTCTGCTCCAGGCTGCGGAAGAACTCACCCGTTCCCACAAAATCCTGCCAGCGGGCCAGGACCTCGCCGCGCAGGAGCGCCCCGTCCTTAGTGGCGTCGATGATCCGGGTGCCCGCGTCCTGGTAGGCGGCCCGTACGTCGTCGCCAAGCAGGGTGGCCGCGCGGCCTTGCTCCTTGGCGGCGTCGGCGATGCGGCCCACGCGATGGCCAAGGTCCCGTACTGCGCCGTGCAACGTCCGCCTTGCGATGTCAGCGCGGGCAGCGGCGTCATCGGCAAGGCCGCGGAGCCAGGCTTTCAGGGGTTCCACGGTTTCCCCAGGCAGCATGCCGGAGCTGCCGAGGGCGACTTCCGGAATGACAAACAGGCGGGCGGCACCAAGGCCTTCCCTAGCCAGCATGCTGCGCAGGTCCTCGCTCACTTCGGCTTCCGCCGCCGGCGGCACGCGGTCGAGGACCACCGCCACCATGATGTCCCTCGACGCCGCGTTCAGCAGCAGCTTCCACGGAACGGCGTCAGCGTAGCGGTTGGCGGTGGTCACGAAGATCCAAAGGTCGGCGGCCGCCAGCAGCTGCCCGGCGAGCCTGCGGTTCTCGTCGGAGATGGAGTCCACGTCCGGAGCATCAAGCAGTGCAATGCCCGCAGGCACGGCAGGCTCGCCCACGAGGACCAATGACGTGACGGGCGCGGTGTCCGTTGACGGTCCGGCCACACCGGCGGGCGCAGCAGTAGCGGCAGGCGTGGCAGCGGCAGGGGCAGGGACGACGGTTCCGCGGATCCGGCTGAGTCCGGGCAGTACCCGCTGGTCCTCGAACCAGTCAGCTTCCGAGGGATGGTGCAGCAGGATGGGCTGGCGGGTGGTGGGCCGGATGGCGCCGGCACGTGTGACCGGGTGGCCCACGAGCGCGTTCACGAGTGTCGACTTGCCGGCGCCGGTCGAACCGCCGACGACGGCCAGCAGCGGAGCGTCAAGGCTGCGGTAGCGGGGCAGGACGTAGTCATCGAGCTGGGCCACGGAGTTCCGGATCTCCAGCCGCGCCTGTTCGGCCGTCGGCAGGGCCAGCGGTAACGAGACAGCTGCCAGATCGCGGCGGACGTCCTCCAGGAGGCGCACGCCGGCGGGCTGCGTTTCCATGTCCTGGCCCTGGGTTGGCGGGATCCGGTCGGAGGTCACAGCCTCATCATGCCAGTTCAGGCCGACTTTCGGTCGGCCCCGCGCATTGGCGGCCGCTAAACACCCAGGGGGCGCTCGGGATTTTGTGGCAAAGCGAAACCGGCCCCGGGCTGTCGCCCGGAGCCGGTTACTCGTGACCCCAGCGGGATTCGAACCCGCGTTACCGCCGTGAGAGGGCGGCGTACTAGGCCGCTATACGATGGGGCCGCGTACTTTCCAATCAGCGTTTCCGCCAATCAAGCCAAGCTAGTGTTTCACACCTTTGGCTTTGTTCCAAATCGCTAATTTTCGATTCGCAACACCTGAAATTCTGCGGAAAATCCGGAGAGATTCAGAGCTGGGATACCAGGACTCGAACCTAGAATGACGGTACCAGAAACCGTAGTGTTGCCAATTACACCATATCCCATGGGCACTTTCGGGCCGGTCGAAAGTCTTTATCTTTCGCTCCGTGCCCCTCAGCACGAGTAATTACTCTACCCGAGAGTTTTGCGCCGCACAAATCGGCGGTCCGTTACCTGCGCCACACTTTCAGAACGCCGTGATGGGCGCAGGCAACGGACCTGGCCGACTAGCTTGACCCGGCTGGCAGAGCCAGCAGTTCCAGCAGCGAGGCAATCTCCTGCCCCTGGAAACCCGGAGCCTGCTCCCCGCTGCGGTTCAGCCAGATGCCCAGCAGTCCTGCCGCCGTCGAACCCTCGGCGTCCAGGAGCCGGTTGTCCCCGATGTAGAGCGTGGTGGCGGGCGTGCTGCCGATCAGCCGGACGCCCTCGAGGTAGATGGCAGGGTCCGGCTTGGGGACACCGACCGTATCGGTGCCCACGAGGGACCGGATGCGTTCCAAACCGGCGCTGTCCAGCTTCACCCGCTGGTAATCGTGCACGTTGTTACTCACGGCACCATAAGGAATACCGGCCTGGTCCAAGGCGTCGAGGAACGGCAGGACATCTTCATAGGCCTTGACGTAGCTGGGTTGCAGCCGTGAGTAGGTGCTGAGCCAGTTGTGCGACTCCTCGCCCTCGCCCATTTCGACGCCGAAGTGGCCCAGGGCAGCGCGGCCCCGGAGCAGTCTCTGCTCGTTGAAGGTCAGCTCGCCGGCGAGGTAGCGGTCGTAATAGTGCGTCGTCTCGTGTGTGAAGATCCGCCCCACCTTCTCCCACCCGGCCTGGTCCAGGCCCGGCAGGAGGTGTTCGCTGGCGTCCCGCAGCGCCGTGGTCATGGCGTAGGCAAGGTCCACAAGGGTGTCGTCAATGTCGAACAAGACACCGCTGACCGCCCCGAGGCTGCGGGACAGGACGGCGGTTTCCACTGCTGGGTGTGACATCAGCCGCGGAAAGCGCGCAGGCGCGCCAGGGACGATTCCTTGCCCAGGATGACCATGGACTCGAACAGCGGCGGCGAGATCCGGCGGCCGGAGATCGCGGTGCGCACGGGACCGAACGCGAGCCGGGGCTTGATCCCCAGGTCTTCCACCAGCGCCTGCTTCAGCGCGTACTGGATGTTTTCAGCGGTCCAGTCGCCGATGGGCTCGAGGGCAGCCAGCGCCGCATCAAGAACCTCGGTGACGTTCGCCGGCAGGCCCTTGCGGGCGTCGGCGGCGACGTCGATCGCGTCGTCAGATTTGAACAGGAACGCCAGCATCTCCGGGGCTTCGCCGAGGAGGGTGATCCGCTCCTGGACCAGCGGCGCGGACTCCGTCAGGATCTCCTCCTGGCGGTCGGTGAGAATCTCCCCCACCAGGCCGGCGTGCCGGAGGTACGGGACCAGCCGCTCGCGGAAGACGGCAGGGTCCAGCAGCCGGACGTGTGTTCCGTTGATCGCTTCGGCCTTCTTGAGGTCGAACCGGGCCGGGTTGGCCAGGACATCGTGGATGTCGAAGTTCTTCACCAGCTGTTCCACCGTGAAGATATCCTCGTCGGCGCTCAGGGACCAGCCGAGCAGGGAAAGGTAGTTCAGCAGCCCCTCGGGGATGAAGCCGCGCTCCCGGTGCAGGAAGAGGCTTGATTCCGGGTCGCGCTTGGAGAGCTTCTTGTTGCCCTGGCCCATAACGTAAGGCAGGTGACCGAACTCCGGCATGTATTCTGCAACGCCCACCGCATACAGCGCCCGGTACAGTGCGATCTGCCGCGGCGTGGAGCTGAGCAGGTCCTCGCCGCGGAGAACGTGCGTGATCCCCATGAGCGCGTCGTCCACCGGGTTGACCAGCGTGTAAAGCGGTGCACCGTTGGCACGCACCACGGCGAAGTCCGGGACAGATCCGGCCTTGAACGTGATCTCGCCACGGACCAGGTCGGTGAACGTGATGTCCTCGTCCGGCATCCGCAGGCGCAGCACGGCTTCCCGGCCCTCGGCTTTGAACGCCGCGACCTGTTCGTCGCTGAGGTCACGGTCAAAGCCGTCGTAGCCCAGCTTCGGGTCCCGCCCGGCGGCGCGGTGGCGCGCCTCGATCTCATCCGGCGTCGAGTAGGACTCGTAGATGTGGCCGCCGGCCCTGAGCTTGGCGACGACGTCCTTGTACAGCTCGCTCCGCTGCGACTGGCGGTACGGCGTGTGGGGCCCGCCCACCTCGACGCCCTCGTCCCAGTCGATGCCGAGCCACTTCAGGGCATCCAGCAGCTGGTGGTAGCTTTCCTCGCTGTCGCGTGCCGAGTCCGTGTCCTCGATGCGAAAGATCATCTTGCCGCCGGTGTGGCGGGCGTAGGCCCAGTTGAACAGCGCAGTGCGGATCAGCCCGACGTGCGGGGTACCCGTGGGTGATGGGCAGAAGCGGACGCGGACGGGCGTTTCGGCGGTGACGGCAGGAATGGCAGCAGGAGCGGCGGAGGGGGTAGTCATAGTGATACCAACTTTACCAACCGGGCGCCCCTGCCCCTGCCCGGCTGCCCGTCCGCGGCTCGCCCGCCCTGTCCGCGGCTAGCGGCGGACGATGGGGTTCGACAGCCGGCCGATGCCCTCGATCTCCACTTCGTACCGGTCGCCGGCCTGGACGAGGCCCACGCCTGCCGGGGTGCCGGTCATGATGACATCCCCGGGCAGCAGAGTGAACGCGCTGGAGACGATGGAGACCAGTTCGCGGACGCCGCGGATCATCTGGGTGGTGCTGCCGTCCTGGCGAAGTTCGCCGTTGAGCCGGCCCTTGATGGACAGGTCCTCGGGATCAAGTTCGGTTTCGATCCACGGTCCAAGCGGCGCGGAAGTATCGAAGCCCTTGGCCCGCGCCCACTGCAGATCCGTCTTTTGGACGTCGCGGGCGGTGAGGTCGTTGCCGCAGGTGTATCCGAAGATCACGTCGTCGGCACGCTCCTCCGGCACGTCCTTGCAGATGCGGCCGATGACGACGCACAGCTCCGCCTCGAAGGAGACCTCCTCGGAGAACTCCGGCAGAACAACAGGATCGTTCGGACCCACCACGGAGGTGTTGGGCTTCAGGAACAGCAGCGGCTGCTGGGGCACCTCATTGCCGAGCTCGTGGGCGTGCTCTACAAAGTTCCGCCCGACGCCAATCACCTTGCTGCGCGGAATGATGGGCGCCAGCAGGCGGACATCCTCCAGCTTGTGCCGAACGGCGGTGCGTTCCACACCGTTGAAGAACGGATCGCCGTTGATGACAGTGATTTCCTCACTGCCGGGCTGGCCTTCAACAACGCCGTAAAGGGGATCAGAATCGACTACAAACCGGGCAATACGCATGGCTCCAACCCTACAGTCTCAGTCCCTCTCCCTCAGGAGGCGCAGGTATTCCAGCTGTGCCGCTACGGAATTCTCCGCCGCGCGCCGGACGGAAGGGGCGACGTCGGCATAAACAACGCTGGTCACGTCGCTTACGGCTGCGTCCGGCCCCAGGCCGGCGAGGGCCGTCCGGATCTGGGCGAGCCTGTCCAGCCGGTGGTCACGGTAGGCGCGGACCACCGCGTCGAGTGCGGGCAGGACGGGGCCGTGGGCAGGCAGGACCGTGGCCGGCCCCAGCCGCTCCAGCCGGTCGAGGGAAGTGAGGTAGTCGGCCAGCGTGCCGTCCGGATGGTCCAGCACGGTGGTCCCCCGGCCCAGAATGGTGTCGCCGGTCAGTACGGAGCCGGCAGGTCCGTCGAGGGGCAGATGGAAGCAGACGGAGTCGGACGTGTGCCCCGGCGTGGCAACCACCCGGATCTCTGTCCCGCCGGCAGCGATCGTTTCCCCGGACTGCAGCACTGCTCCCCCATGGCAATGCTCGGAAGCGGCGGCCCGGACGGGCGCGCCGGTGATTTCCGCAAGA
Proteins encoded:
- a CDS encoding MBL fold metallo-hydrolase — translated: MNQDITSAFTDSSPLTRFRLAPNPGPMSLEGTNSYIVGEPGHAAMVVVDPGPLDEAHLRALAAPGPVELILITHRHADHTAGSARLAEITGAPVRAAASEHCHGGAVLQSGETIAAGGTEIRVVATPGHTSDSVCFHLPLDGPAGSVLTGDTILGRGTTVLDHPDGTLADYLTSLDRLERLGPATVLPAHGPVLPALDAVVRAYRDHRLDRLAQIRTALAGLGPDAAVSDVTSVVYADVAPSVRRAAENSVAAQLEYLRLLRERD
- a CDS encoding fumarylacetoacetate hydrolase family protein, coding for MRIARFVVDSDPLYGVVEGQPGSEEITVINGDPFFNGVERTAVRHKLEDVRLLAPIIPRSKVIGVGRNFVEHAHELGNEVPQQPLLFLKPNTSVVGPNDPVVLPEFSEEVSFEAELCVVIGRICKDVPEERADDVIFGYTCGNDLTARDVQKTDLQWARAKGFDTSAPLGPWIETELDPEDLSIKGRLNGELRQDGSTTQMIRGVRELVSIVSSAFTLLPGDVIMTGTPAGVGLVQAGDRYEVEIEGIGRLSNPIVRR
- a CDS encoding dynamin family protein; translation: METQPAGVRLLEDVRRDLAAVSLPLALPTAEQARLEIRNSVAQLDDYVLPRYRSLDAPLLAVVGGSTGAGKSTLVNALVGHPVTRAGAIRPTTRQPILLHHPSEADWFEDQRVLPGLSRIRGTVVPAPAAATPAATAAPAGVAGPSTDTAPVTSLVLVGEPAVPAGIALLDAPDVDSISDENRRLAGQLLAAADLWIFVTTANRYADAVPWKLLLNAASRDIMVAVVLDRVPPAAEAEVSEDLRSMLAREGLGAARLFVIPEVALGSSGMLPGETVEPLKAWLRGLADDAAARADIARRTLHGAVRDLGHRVGRIADAAKEQGRAATLLGDDVRAAYQDAGTRIIDATKDGALLRGEVLARWQDFVGTGEFFRSLEQNVGRFRDRLGAFFRGEPAPAVDVETAIETGLHAVIVDEAAKAAEDADQRWRSDPAGRQLLGADDLSGTSPGFADLVAAEIRDWQAGLMELIRTEGQDKRTQARWLSFGINGLGAALMIVVFSMTAGLTGLEIGVAGGTAVVGQKLLEAVFGEDAVRRLARTARDDLSSRCRSLLAAEQERFLDRLAPEAGQAAVGLAEHARALTRLVDAT
- a CDS encoding HAD family hydrolase, with translation MSHPAVETAVLSRSLGAVSGVLFDIDDTLVDLAYAMTTALRDASEHLLPGLDQAGWEKVGRIFTHETTHYYDRYLAGELTFNEQRLLRGRAALGHFGVEMGEGEESHNWLSTYSRLQPSYVKAYEDVLPFLDALDQAGIPYGAVSNNVHDYQRVKLDSAGLERIRSLVGTDTVGVPKPDPAIYLEGVRLIGSTPATTLYIGDNRLLDAEGSTAAGLLGIWLNRSGEQAPGFQGQEIASLLELLALPAGSS
- the gltX gene encoding glutamate--tRNA ligase, with protein sequence MTTPSAAPAAIPAVTAETPVRVRFCPSPTGTPHVGLIRTALFNWAYARHTGGKMIFRIEDTDSARDSEESYHQLLDALKWLGIDWDEGVEVGGPHTPYRQSQRSELYKDVVAKLRAGGHIYESYSTPDEIEARHRAAGRDPKLGYDGFDRDLSDEQVAAFKAEGREAVLRLRMPDEDITFTDLVRGEITFKAGSVPDFAVVRANGAPLYTLVNPVDDALMGITHVLRGEDLLSSTPRQIALYRALYAVGVAEYMPEFGHLPYVMGQGNKKLSKRDPESSLFLHRERGFIPEGLLNYLSLLGWSLSADEDIFTVEQLVKNFDIHDVLANPARFDLKKAEAINGTHVRLLDPAVFRERLVPYLRHAGLVGEILTDRQEEILTESAPLVQERITLLGEAPEMLAFLFKSDDAIDVAADARKGLPANVTEVLDAALAALEPIGDWTAENIQYALKQALVEDLGIKPRLAFGPVRTAISGRRISPPLFESMVILGKESSLARLRAFRG